Below is a genomic region from Candidatus Methylomirabilota bacterium.
ATGGCCTCCACGCCGGCGGCGCCTGCGGGCTGGACGGCGTATGGCTATAGCTCGACTGCCTCCGGCGCGTTCACGATCTCGGCGTCGGGCGACTCGACCACCGTCAGCCTGCCGTAAGGACCTTCACTCACACCCGGGGGAGGGGCCGTGGCCCCTCCCCCGTTTTTCTTTCTTCAGGTCGAACGCCGCATCCCACATGGCTGCTCTCCGCCACCCCGTGCTGATCCTGCTGCTCTTCGGATCACTGGCCTTCGCCGCGGTGCCCACCTTCGATCTGGTCTGGGACGACCTCCACTACCTGCACCCCGGCTCCGCGCTCGCGCGCGGATCCCTGGTCGAGCTCGTGACCGCAGATTGGAGCCTGGAGGGCCCGCGTAGCGGCTACTACCGGCCCGTGGTCACGTTGAGCCTCGCCGCCGAGACCCACCTCTTCGGCGGCACGCCGGCGGCCTACCATCTGATGAACGTCGTGTATCACCTGGCGACAGCGCTCGCCCTCGTCTGGGCGGCGAGGCGCCTCCTCGGTAGCGCGATGGCGGCCTGGCTCGCAGGCCTCGCCTTCGCGCTCCATCCCATCCACACGGAGTCAGTCGCGTGGGTGTCGGGGCGCACCGACGTGATCGCGACCCTCTTCTTCTGCCTGGCCATCGGGTGCTACACGCGGGCCCCACGAATCGGCTCCGCCAGGATGCTGGGCGCCCTCGCCGCCGCGGGAGCCAGCATCCTCTCCAAGGAGCCGGCGATCGTCTTGCCGGCGGTGCTCCTCGCCTGGGAGCTCTGCCGGCCACAACCAGCGCGGCAGCAGATCACGGTCGCGCTCGGACGCGTGGCCCCATTTGTCGTGCTCGCGCTCGGCGCCCTCGCGCTCCGCCGGCTCGTCCTCGGCGCCGTCGCGGGACCGCTCGTGGACGCAGACGCCCTGCCCGCGCGACTTGCCACCGGAGTCACCGTGCTGGGCCGCTACCTGCTCCTGCTCGTCGCGCCCTTCCCGGCCAATCCCGACTACGTGCTCCACCCGCTTGCGACCTGGACGACATGGGCCACCCTCGTGTCGCTGGCCGCATTCTTCGCGCTCGTGGCCGCCGCCGCGATGGCCTGGCGTTGGTCCCGCGTTCCGGCCTTGCTGGTGGCCTGGCTCCTCCTCACCGCGGGGCCTTCGACGCCGCTCTTGCCCGTCGGGCCGGTACACATGGCGGAGCGCTTCCTCTACCTGCCCTCCGCGGCCTTCGCCATGGCGCTGGGCTGGGCCGGGGCCGGCGCGCTGGCCGCGGCGGGCCTCCACGAATGGCGCGATCTCCGGGCAGCATCCAGTGTCCGGGCCCTCGCCGTGGGCGGCAGCGTGGCCGTCATCCTGATCGCGAGCCTCGCGCTCACCGCGTACCGGTGCGAGGACTGGCGCGACGCCGAGCGGCTCTTCACGCGGATGGCCGCCTCCTCGCCGTCCTCCTGGAAGGCGGCCAACGGGCTCGGCCACGTCTACGAGGATCGCGGGCAGCTCGCCGCGGCCGCCGTGGAGTATGGCCGCGCGGCGGCCCTCAATCCCGTGGCGCTACAGCCGGTGCTCAGCCTCGCGCTGGTGGAAAGCCGGATGGGCCTGCACGAGCAGGCGGCTCGGCGGGCGGACGCGATCCGACGGCTCGATCCCGACGGCGCAGCGGCCCTGCAGGTCGCCTGGATCCACTCGAATGCGGGTCAGCGCGACGAGGCTGCGGCGGCCTTGGCGCTCGCCGCAGCACGGCAGGCCCGCGCCGCCGCGGTCGGAAGGACGACGCCGTGATGCGAGGGATGCGGGGACCTGTCCTCGCGGTGGCCGTCGCGACCGTGCTCGCCTACGCGCGGACGCTCTCGTTCGAGTTCGTGTGGGACGACGTGCTCTTGGTGGCGCGCAGCCAGCGCCTGCGAGAATGGTCGTCGCTCCCCACGGTGCTCGCATCGCATTTCTGGGCGGAGGTACACGAGGGGAGCCACTACTACCGGCCACTCGTGTCGCTGAGCTACTTCCTGGACCTCCACATGTGGGGGCTCAATCCGTTCGGCTTTCACCTCACGAATCTGCTCGCGCACCTCGCCACCGCGCTGGCCGTGCTCGTGCTCGCCCGCCGGCTGACCGGTAACCTCCTGGCCGCCTCGATTGCCGGCGTCGCCTTCGCGCTGCACCCGATTCACACCGAGTCGGTCACGTTCATCTCGGGGCGCACGGATGTGCTGTCCACGCTGCTGTTCCTTCTGGCCCTGCTGGGCTACGCCCGCTGGCGCGACGGCGGAAGCGCGCCGGTGCTGGCGGGATCGCTCGCCGCATTCTTCCTGGCCCTGACGGCCAAGGAAGTGGCGGTGACGCTCCCCCTGATCCTGGTGCTCTGGGACCTCCTCGTGACACCTGGGGGCGGCCGCGCGACGGCCGACGCAACGGAGTCCCGATACGGCCCGCTCGTGCGGGCGGCCGGGCGCTACGGCGCCTATGGGGCGGTCATCGGGCTCTACCTCGTTGTTCGGATGCTCTCGCTGGGCGCCCTCGTGGAATCCGATCCCGGCGTCTGGGGCACGCTGCTCACGCGCCTCCTCACCACGACCAAGATCGTGGCGAGCTATGCGTGGATGGCCTTGGTCCCGTTCCCGGCCAACGCCCACTACGTGATCGTGCCCGTCATCGCGCCGCCGCCGTTGGCATGGTGGGGCGCCGCCGCCTTCCTCACCGTGCTCCTGGCCGCCACCGCATGGGCGGTCGTGCGGGCCCCGCGCTGGGGCTTCTGCGCGCTCTGGTTCTGGCTCACCCTGATCCCGTCGGTCGGGGTGAACCTGCTGCCCCTGCCCACCGCGGTGATGGCGGAGCGCTTCCTCTACCTCCCCTCGGTCGGCTTCTGCGTCCTGCTGGGGGTGGCGCTCGGCCGTGCCCTCGGCGCGGCGGGGAAGGTCGCCGCTGACCAGATTCGACCGGCGCCCGCCTTCGCGCTGGCGGGGATGCTTCTCGCCTATGTCGGACTCACGATCTGGCGGAACGAGCCCTGGCAGGATCACTACCACCTCTACCTGCACATGGTGGACACCTCGCCGGACTCCGATCTGCCGCATGTGAATCTCGCCTTGGTCCAGCTTCCTCGCGGCGAGATCGCCGAAGCCCATGCGCACTTCAAGCGGGCCGTCGAGATCGCCCCGGCCAATCCGCGCGCGCTCGTCGGTCTGGGTCTGACCGAGACGATCCTGGGCGAGCGCGAAGCCGGCCTCCGGCACGCACTCGACGCCGAGCGCCTGGCGCCGAAGAATCCCAATGTCCTTGGGTTCCTCGGCCAGCTCTACCTCCTGAGGGAGGAGCCCGCCAGAGCGGTGGAGGTCTTTCAGGAGTCCCTCCGCATCCATCCCGAGCAGGCCTACACGAGCGTGCTGGTCGCACGCGCCCTGGGCCGGGCGGGCCGACATAGGGAGGCCGAGGCGGCCCTCACCCGGGCGGCGGCCCTCGTCCGACCCGGCACCGAGGAGGCGGCCGTATTCGACCGCGTGACCGCAGAGGTCACGGCTAGAATCGAGCCGGCCCGGGCCCGCGCCGCCTTGAAACGTTACATCGCCCGGCTGAGGGCACAGCCCGAACTCACCCGCGCGGGCCAGGCCGACTTGATAGATGCCGAGCGCCAGCTCGCCTTCCTCGGGGGGAAGGGCCGGTGATGCCCTTCGCCGTGCTGGCGCCGATCCTGTTCGGCTTCGGCCTGTGCGTGGGGAGCTTCCTCAATGTGGTCATCGCGCGCGTCCCCCAGGGTCGAAGCGTGGTCTACCCGGGCTCGGCATGCCCACGCTGCGGGAAGCCCATCGCCTGGTTCGATAACATCCCCCTGCTCTCCTATGCGCTCCTGCGCGCCCGCTGCCGGAACTGCGGCGAACCGATCTCCCTGCGCTATCCACTCGTCGAGCTCCTCACCGGCCTTCTGTTCGTCCTGGCTGCTTGGGAGCTGGGAACGGGCCTTCACCTCGTGGCCGGCCTCGCACTCATCGCTACGCTCATCGCAATCACCGCCATCGACCTGGATTGCCAGCTCATCCCGGATGTGATCTCGCTTCCCGGGATCGTCCTGGGCTTCGTGCTGAGCGCGATAGCCGGCCAACCCGGCTGGCTGGGCTCCCTGATCGGCATCCTCGTCGGCGGGGGGCTGTTCTTCGTGATCATCGTGGCAAGCCGAGGCGGCATGGGCGGCGGGGATATGAAGCTTGGAGCCATGCTCGGGGCCTTCCTGGGCTGGAAGCTCGTGCTGGTCGCGGCCCTGCTGGCCGTGTTGAGCGGCGGTGTCGTGGCGATTGTCCTCCTCGCCCTCCGCAGCAAGGGGCGGAAGGACGCCGTCCCCTTCGGCCCGTTCCTCGCCCTCGGCGGCGCCGTGAGTCTTTTCTGGGGAGTTCCGCTCCTGGAATGGTATCTGGGAGTCTTCGCAGGGTGAATGTCGGGCGGACCGGACGTGTCAGCATGCTGACGTCACCCCCACGGTCACTTCCTGTCACCGCGAACACGACGGGGGGCTGGACGGCGGGAAATGTCGATGTAAGTGGCGAAAACCTCGGGGCTAATCGGGTGTCCGCCCATCCTCGGCGAAAGGACACCATTGGCCTCCTTTTTGCTGGGTCATTGTTATCAGCCGGTTTGCCGGCAGAAAGGCTGGGAGCACAATCATGACGGCTCGGCGGTCGCGGAGAGCGGAAGGCCAGGGCGGCTTCCAGCTTGTCGAGCTTCTCCTGATCGTGGCCATCATCGGGATACTGATCACGATCTCGGTGCCCTTTCTCGTGACATACCTGCAGGCCGCCACGCTCAAGGGACAGGCGGAGTCGGTCGCCACGTGGCTGAACCAGGGCCGGCAGCTCGCGATCCGGAACAATCAGAGCGTCTGCGCCGACATCGATGGCGCGGGGATGCACTACCACCTCGTGAACTGTGCCGGCACGGTCTGGGTAGGGGCCGGCACCAACTCCACCGGGTATATCCCGTTCCCGGCTGGCATCACGATGGCGGTCGGGGCACCTACCGTCTTCAACTATCTCGGCGCCGCCACTCCTGCAGCCACCTACACGATCACCCAGACATCCTCCGGCCGGACCATCACGGTCACCGTTGCGACCACCGGCCGCATCACCATTCCCTGAATACGGCTTAAATCGGCGGCGGGTCCCCCCGGGGGCCCGCTGCTGTCGTAGCTCTTGCGGGACGCGCGAGTAATGGTCAGAAGTTGACGCCAGATTCGTGGCGTTCCGGCGGCGGGAACTCTCGTCGCGTTCCACAAGGCACTGTGGAATGGGATGGGCCGTATACAACGGGGAGAATGGACTGAAAATGCCGGTTTTTTCGCATCACCCATATAGAGTAGCCACGCGCTCGCGGATTTCAGCCGATCGTCAATCATCCTCGGATAGAGGCGCCCCCGCATGTCGCGGGGCGCAGACCTATCCCTAGGGAGCCGACCATGGGGCTGTTCGGGCTGGGGAAGAGGCAGGCGACGTTCGGGCTGGACATCGGGGCCAGCGCGGTCAAGGTGGTGGAGCTCGCGGAGACCAGGGGCGGCGGCTTCGCGCTCCAGGCATTCGCTCGGGTGGCCCTGCCGCGTGACGTGATCGCGGACGGGACGGTCCGCGAGCCGGGCATCGTCGCGGAGGCCATCAAGGAGGCCGTCGACAAGGCCGGCATCAAGAGCAAGTCGGCGGTGATCTCGGTCTCCGGCCGGGAGGCCATCACCAAGCGGGTCCCCCTCCCCAAGGTCGGCGCCAAGGAGCTGGCCGACGCCATCGTGCTCGAGGCCGAGCACCACATCCCCTTCGCGGTGGATGACGTCTTTCTCGACTATCAGGTGGTCGGGGAGAGCGGGAACACCATGGACGTGATGGTGGTCGCGGTCAAGAAGGTGAAGGTGCTCGAGTACGTCGCCGCGGTCGAGGAGGCCGGGGTCGAGCCGACGGTGGTCGACCTGGACGCCTTTGCCATCCAGAACCAGTTCGAGCTCAACCACCCCAACGAGGGCGCCGAGGCCGTAGCGCTCATCGACATCGGCGCCTCGATCATGAAGACCAACGTGATCCGGAATGGCCTCTCGATCTTCGCCCGCGACGTGCCCTTCGGCGGCCATCACTACACCGAGGCCATCGCGCAGCGCCTCAACATCCCCTTCGAGAAGGCGGAGGCTGCCAAGCGGGGCGAGAACGTGGGCGTGAACTGGGACGACATGGTCCCGGCGCTCGAGGCGGTCTCGCGGGAGCTCTCCCTCGAAGTGCAGCGGACCTTCGACTACTTCGCGTCGACCACAGAGTCAGAGCGGATCGCCAAGATCGTGCTCTCCGGCGGCTGCGCGCAGCTCGCTGGCCTCGACGAGTTCCTCTCATCGTCGTGGGGCATTCCCGTCGAGCTGGCCAAGCCCTTCCAGGCCCTGCAGGTGGATGCGGGACGCTTCCCCGCCGCCGAGCTCGACCGGATGGGACCGGTGCTCGCGGTGGCGGTCGGGCTGGGCATGCGTCGTCCGGGAGACAAGCCGGCATGATCAAGATCAACCTCGCGCCGCCGCGGGAGAAGAAGGGGTTCACGTTCCAGGTCCCCACCTTCAACCTCGGCATCCTGTTCGGCATCCTGTTCGCGGCGCTCGTCGTCCTCGCGGGCGGCGTCTGGTGGTTCTTCGAGTCGGAGACCATGCGCCTCCAGAACGAGATCGCGGAGAACCAGAAGGAGATCGATCGCCTCCAGCTCGTCATCGCCGAGGGCCTGAGGTTCAAGAAGGACAAGGAGGAGCTGGAGAAGCGGGTCAACGCCATCGAGGCGGTGGCGCGGATGCAGCCGCGGCCGGTCTATCTGATGGACTCCGTGGCCGACATGCTGCCGAAGGACCTCTGGCTGACCCGGATGGAGGAGCGCGGAGGCGTGATCCGCTTCGGCGGCACCACCTACTCGTCGGTCGCCCTTTCCGACTTCATGTCGAATCTCCGCGCCTCGGGGAAGTTCAAGGACGTGGATCTGGTGGAGCATCGACAGGATCTCACCAAGTCACCGCGGACGATCACCTTCGAGGTGTCGGCCCGCTTCGAGATCTGAGCCATGGCCATCTACGACCCGCTCCTCGCGCTGCCCAAGTCCCAGAAGATCGCCATCGGGGCCATCGGCCTCGTGGCGGTGGGCGCGCTCTCCTTCTTCCTGCTCATCCAGCCCAAGTGGGACGAGCGGGACGCGCTCTGGAACCGCAACGAGGCGCTCCGGGCCAAGGTGGTCCAGGCGCGCGCGGACGAGGCCAACCTCCGGCCCTTCCGGGTGCAGGCCGCCGCGCTCCGCAAGCGCCTCGAGGCCGCGCAGGAGCGCCTGCCCCTCGAGCGCGAGGTGCCGCGCCTCTATCGCCAGGTCTCCGACCTCGCCGTCCAGTCCGGGCTCGGGCTGGCGCTCTTCCAGCCGCGGGCACCCGAGGAGAAGGCCATCCTCACCGAGCTGCCCATCGCGATCATCTCGGAGTCCGGCTATCACCAGCTCGGCACCTTCTTCGAGAAGGTGGGGCGCCTCCCCCGCATCGTGAACCTCGGCGATTTCCGCTTTTCCGGCATCGAGCGGTCGACCGGCTCGGTGCGGGCCGAGCTCACCTTGCAGACCTACGTGTTCCGTCCGGAAGGCGCGCCCCCGCCGGCCGCCAAGCCGGGTCAGCCCGGTCAGCCCGGCCAGCCCGCTCCCGCGGCGCCGGCCACGGGAGGGCAGCGATGAGAACGAGAGCGCTCGTGCTCGCCGCCGCGACCTCGCTCATCGTGGCCGGCTGTGGCAGCAGCAGCCCGCCGGCGCCCCCCGGACCCGTCGCGTCGGCGCCCCGGGCCCCGGTGGCGCCCAAGGAGCCGGACGCAGGGCCGTCGCTGGCGCCGATCCCCTACGAGGCCAAGGGGCGCCGCGATCCGTTCGCGCCGCTGGTCATCGCGTCCGGCGGCAAGGGGCTCACGATCGGCTCGGCAAAGCTCGTCGGGGTGATCCAGGGGCGCACCTCGCCCCTGGCTCTCGTCGAGACCTCTGAAGGCATCGGCTACGTCCTGAAGGCTGGCGACACGCTCGGCGACGGCCGCGTCACCGAGATCGGCGTGGACTTCGTGAGCTTCGCGGTGACGCCCAGACCCGGTCAGGCGGGCGGCTCCGTGACGCTCAGACTCAGAACCGACTAGGGGGGTGGGGACGATGACTCGGAAAGCCATGGCACTCACGATTGCGCTGCTCATGCTCCTGGGCGCGGCCCTTCCCGCCGCGGCTCAGAACGCGGTCCAGCTCAAGAATGTCCAGGTCGAGAGCCGGACTGACGGCGTGACGATCAAGATCGCCACGACCGGCACGCCCAGCTATTCGGCGTCGCTCATCGACACCCCCAACCGGCTGGTCATCGACGTCACCGGAGCCGCCTACGCCTGGAGCAAGACCCGCCTCAACCCCGACGTGGACCCGATCAAGGAAATCCGCGGGAGCCAGTGGAAGGTGGGAACGGCGCGCGTGGTGGTGGAACTGACCCGCAAGGTCGGCTACCGCATCGAGGAAAGCGCCGACGGCCTGGCCGTCGTCCTCGAGCCCTCCGCGACGGCATCGGTGGATCCCGCCGAGAAGCCCGAGGCGCCCAAGGCGGCGCCCAAGAAGGCCGAGGTCGCCAAGGCCGACGCGCCCAAGGCGGAGACCGTGAAGCCCGAGCCGGCCCGCAGGGACATCGCGCGGGTCGAGGCACCCAAGACGCCGGAGCCGGTCAAGGCCGAGCCGGCCAAGCCGGAGGCGCCCAAGCCGGTCGCGAAGGCGGAGGCGCCCAAGCCCGAGCCCGTGAAGGCCGAGCCCAAGGTCGAGGCGCCGAAGGCCGACATGGCCAAGACCGAGGTGGCTCCGCCCGCGTCGGCGGTGCCCGCGGTGCCGCATCCGGCGGTGATCGCGCAGGCCACGACGACGCCCGCCGATGGTGGCCGGCTGCTGTCGATGGACTTCAAGGACGCCGACGTCGTCAATCTCCTCCGCATCCTCGCGGCCGAGAGCGGCCGCAACATCGTGGCCGGCGAGGACGTGAAGGGCCGGGTGTCGATCTCGCTCCGCAACGTGACCTGGGAGCAGGCGCTGGAAACCATCCTCGAGGTCAAGGGGCTGCAGAAGGTCGAGAAAGGCAACGTCATCCGTATCGTCTCGACCGAGCAGCTCACCAAGGAGCGCGAGGCCGAGGCGCGCGTCAACGAGGCCAAGCTCAAGGCCGAGATCGACACGCGCACGAAGATGGCCGAGGCCCAGATCAAGGAGCAGGATCTCGCCGCCCGGAGAATCGCCAACGAGGCGGCCGCCGAGGAAGCGCGGCAGCGCGGGCCCCTGCGCGAAGAGACGGTGCGGCTGTCCTATGCCGATCCCGAGGAAGTGGCCAAGACGCTCCAGGGCATTCTCGGTATCCCGCCGGAGGGCACACAGCCCATCTCCGGCACTATCCCGAGCGTGCCCCCGGTGATCTCCAGCACAGGCCCGAACCTGGCCCTGCCGAATCAGCCGCCGTTCTCGGCGCTGTACGGCCCGGGCGCGCCGCCGGCCCCGGTGGTCTCGGTAAGCCAGGATGTGCTCGCCAAGGGCATCACGATCCGCGCCCACAAGCCGACGAACACGATCTTCATCCGCCACTACGCCGCTGATCTCGAGCGGATCAAGCGGCTCATCCGCGAGCAGCTCGACATCCCGCTTCCGCAGGTCAAGATCG
It encodes:
- a CDS encoding prepilin peptidase; protein product: MPFAVLAPILFGFGLCVGSFLNVVIARVPQGRSVVYPGSACPRCGKPIAWFDNIPLLSYALLRARCRNCGEPISLRYPLVELLTGLLFVLAAWELGTGLHLVAGLALIATLIAITAIDLDCQLIPDVISLPGIVLGFVLSAIAGQPGWLGSLIGILVGGGLFFVIIVASRGGMGGGDMKLGAMLGAFLGWKLVLVAALLAVLSGGVVAIVLLALRSKGRKDAVPFGPFLALGGAVSLFWGVPLLEWYLGVFAG
- a CDS encoding GspH/FimT family pseudopilin encodes the protein MTARRSRRAEGQGGFQLVELLLIVAIIGILITISVPFLVTYLQAATLKGQAESVATWLNQGRQLAIRNNQSVCADIDGAGMHYHLVNCAGTVWVGAGTNSTGYIPFPAGITMAVGAPTVFNYLGAATPAATYTITQTSSGRTITVTVATTGRITIP
- the pilM gene encoding type IV pilus assembly protein PilM, yielding MGLFGLGKRQATFGLDIGASAVKVVELAETRGGGFALQAFARVALPRDVIADGTVREPGIVAEAIKEAVDKAGIKSKSAVISVSGREAITKRVPLPKVGAKELADAIVLEAEHHIPFAVDDVFLDYQVVGESGNTMDVMVVAVKKVKVLEYVAAVEEAGVEPTVVDLDAFAIQNQFELNHPNEGAEAVALIDIGASIMKTNVIRNGLSIFARDVPFGGHHYTEAIAQRLNIPFEKAEAAKRGENVGVNWDDMVPALEAVSRELSLEVQRTFDYFASTTESERIAKIVLSGGCAQLAGLDEFLSSSWGIPVELAKPFQALQVDAGRFPAAELDRMGPVLAVAVGLGMRRPGDKPA
- a CDS encoding PilN domain-containing protein, which produces MIKINLAPPREKKGFTFQVPTFNLGILFGILFAALVVLAGGVWWFFESETMRLQNEIAENQKEIDRLQLVIAEGLRFKKDKEELEKRVNAIEAVARMQPRPVYLMDSVADMLPKDLWLTRMEERGGVIRFGGTTYSSVALSDFMSNLRASGKFKDVDLVEHRQDLTKSPRTITFEVSARFEI
- the pilO gene encoding type 4a pilus biogenesis protein PilO translates to MAIYDPLLALPKSQKIAIGAIGLVAVGALSFFLLIQPKWDERDALWNRNEALRAKVVQARADEANLRPFRVQAAALRKRLEAAQERLPLEREVPRLYRQVSDLAVQSGLGLALFQPRAPEEKAILTELPIAIISESGYHQLGTFFEKVGRLPRIVNLGDFRFSGIERSTGSVRAELTLQTYVFRPEGAPPPAAKPGQPGQPGQPAPAAPATGGQR
- a CDS encoding secretin N-terminal domain-containing protein; its protein translation is MALTIALLMLLGAALPAAAQNAVQLKNVQVESRTDGVTIKIATTGTPSYSASLIDTPNRLVIDVTGAAYAWSKTRLNPDVDPIKEIRGSQWKVGTARVVVELTRKVGYRIEESADGLAVVLEPSATASVDPAEKPEAPKAAPKKAEVAKADAPKAETVKPEPARRDIARVEAPKTPEPVKAEPAKPEAPKPVAKAEAPKPEPVKAEPKVEAPKADMAKTEVAPPASAVPAVPHPAVIAQATTTPADGGRLLSMDFKDADVVNLLRILAAESGRNIVAGEDVKGRVSISLRNVTWEQALETILEVKGLQKVEKGNVIRIVSTEQLTKEREAEARVNEAKLKAEIDTRTKMAEAQIKEQDLAARRIANEAAAEEARQRGPLREETVRLSYADPEEVAKTLQGILGIPPEGTQPISGTIPSVPPVISSTGPNLALPNQPPFSALYGPGAPPAPVVSVSQDVLAKGITIRAHKPTNTIFIRHYAADLERIKRLIREQLDIPLPQVKIEARMEILDRTALEALGVQWGGATSANTGNTTLVGQGFQSAPSTVPGLTLPVVGGVLQPDGSTVVTAPTGVQGFQPRNTNMSLGRLLPIDSLTGLPIGGNLVNIPFQSLPNASNFTPAGGIAFGIVGSRFNINLALQALENQGKTRTLARPEIVTVENNKAEVSLGEEIPYATVSSAGTQIQFKEAVLKLAVTPTVTREKINNEDITKIKMVVMVENNSRGDTISPAAGVSVPIIQRRKAETQVLMREGERLVIGGVTQSVQQNTVRKVPVFGDIPLLGWMFKARENFETGRELVVFLTPSLVKTDGALLAKPLSR